Within Fusarium keratoplasticum isolate Fu6.1 chromosome 8, whole genome shotgun sequence, the genomic segment GGCAGTTGCTGCGGAATAGACCCTGGATAGAACAGGTCCAGAAGCGGATGCCTGTTCCCAAGCTTTGGATATCCACAACCGCCCAGACAACACGGCCGGATGGCCTGGCGGTcggccgaggatgaggcttggcttgggtAGGGGAACAACGGAATGATCCCGTTGGTCCCGGTGAGGCACAGATTTTACAAGACGCGGATATCCCAAGTACGAGTAGGTCAAGCACGCCGAAAGTCCATTTTACCCCGAGTCCATCCTACCTATCCATATTGCACCATGGCAAGATATGATTACCCAATAACGCTCCATGTTGGAACATATCCTGTACTTCACCCTTGAATCCCATTTGTCCCCCTCCGGCCTGTATGTTCTTATGATATTACGCCGGGTCCCAATTGCAGAAAACATGATCTAAAACATCACCTTAGACGCCACGCTTAACAGCCACGCCGCATCCCGCCAGCCACCGTCATTATCCCCAGGAGGGGGCATACGTTCTTCCGGGACAGTCGAAATGCCTGCCAGATACCGCGATGACGAGCTTCGAGAGCGGCTCAGCTGAGAATTTCCATCTATAGGGGAATCCTCGCTATCGTCTTCCGaatcttcctcgtcctcctccacgGAGAAGAGTGACCAGACACTACCAAACCAAGTTGCTGTACCAGCCTGGCCGCGCCGGACCAAACGCCGGACAGTAGCTTCATCGTCCTGCTCTGTATCGcgctcaagctcctcaagccGCTCGTCAAGGTTGATAAAGTCAGGACCGGGCAGCTCGTTCTGATCGTCCTGGATGGGGAAGTAGGATTCGTCACCGGTGCCAGGGCGATCGAGCGGGGATAGTTGGCTTCGGGGACGTGCCAAACTGTGTGAGCGACTATGGTTACGGCTGGAGAAGCGGCTGGCGTAAGGAGACGCGTCTTCGTCAAGGTGAGCGGTGCTGCCACGGCGACTGGCGCGGCGGCTCGCAGCAGCAGACATGTCACGCTCGCGAGCTAGCTCAAACTCGAAGGCTTCCTCATCAGGATCCATTCCCGCAAGGCTGGTGGAGCTCTGACGCGAAATGAGCCATGCCTGGCCTTTGGACTCGCGAGCCTCGGAGCTCATGAGCGCACCTGTTCGGAGCAGCCAGTCACTGTCATTGCGATGTCGCATGCCAAAGCCTAGAATCGTTGGGTCATCTCTGTTACGCCTGCTAGGGGTAACGCGCCCAGAGAGAGACTTTCGAACCGCAGGGGCAGCGAGATGTGTAGTCGATTTGCTCTTGGCAAGGGGTGCCGAGGGCGTTCGGTTATGGGATCGCGAGCGAGAGGTGGTGGGCGAGCGGGCGAGGAGGCGCGGGGTCGTAGGCGCGGACTTGCCCTGGATATAGGAAGGAATTGGATGGACAGGCGATTGGGGATGGGACGCGATGGCGTCGGCGATgagctcgtcgtcgttgaggGGGAGCTTGGCCGTCAACGGggcgagagagagatggtTGAGGCTGGACGAAGAGCGGTTCTTGCGGCGAGCGCGGTCGGCGTGTTGATTATAGGCGACAtccatggcgatggaggagacgATTCTTTATATCGTGAATAATGATGATTGATATATAACGATGCAAGTCTAGAGGAGGGCGTTGAGAGCAAAGGCAGAGAGTCAATGGGTTCAATTGCACCGATAGCGGCAAGGACGACTAATGAATGCAGAGCATGTGATGCGATGGATGTGAACAGGGGAATGGAGCAGGGAAAGCAACCTAATCTCACGGACGAGGAGTCGCTTATGAAGGGCAGAATGTGGCtgagagaaggaagagaatgAGCTGAGGTGATGAACCGAGGGACGAGGTTGGTTTTTCAATTTCGAGTTTAGTGAGTGTCAAAGAGTACATACAGTAGAGTGCCACTGCTTGTGAAAAGAGCCGATCCCATACGAAGAAAAAACGGCACAGTTCAGAATCGAGACTGGTGCAGGCGCCGGTTTCCAAGCAAAATGCTGCTATTACTCACAAAATGGCCAGGCCGTTGATCAGATCTTTTACCAAGAACGGTACTTGTGTTTTCAGCCACAAGAGGTACCTTCGGCTGATCCCGCCTACACTTTTGTGATGAGCACAACCCCGCTAGATACCTTCCCCCACCAGCCTCGTCAGGTACCCCCCGGACCAGGCGTCGGCGAAAATCTCAAATCCGGGCATCGACTCGCCCGCCAGCTGCCGATCTACACACCCTCACCCGACCCAGAGCGAAAAACTGCTACCCAAGAAAAGTCCCCGGGCGGCGGCGTCACCGAAGAATCAGGAAGGAAAACAAAGTCGAACGACGCATGCGTCCAGCGTCTCGCCATTTTGTCCGCTAGCGTTGTGAGGCATCACAAAAGGGAACAGAGACACAGAAAATACTCTCTGTTGGCCAGTTGTGCCCAAGATGCGCAACCTTCGCAACATTCGATTTGGACGATGCGATCGCCAACATGTCACAGCTGCCTGCTGGGATCCTGAGAGCGACGAGGTGCTCTGCACCGCGGGGCCTACCGAGGAGAGCAGCAGTATCGAGTTGCTGAGGATCAAGGGTGATCAGGACATGTAAGTCAAAGTCAGGCAAGGGCTTCTATCACGTGTTGATCCTTGATGTGTTTTGAGTCTTAATGGTTGCTGATGCTCATACAGTTCTGTCGAGTTGGTGGCGAGTTGGGATGCCCCCAGCCCGACCCCGGACTTGCTCGTCGACAAGGTCGTGAGCTTGCAGTATCTGAGTGGTTCAGCAACCACATGCATCGTCCTTGAAGGCGGCGACATCTACACCGTTCAAGAGGACAAGTTCTCTGGTGGAGATCCTCACATAGAGATTGTCGGCTCCATCGATGCCGGCATTTCTGCTGCACGATGGTCCCCAGATGAGGAGTTGCTTGTCGTTGTCACAAAGGCGAACACGGTCATCTTGATGGGCGCAACATTCGACCCTGTGGCTGAGGTTACCATGACGGCCGAGGACCTTAAAGCGTCAAAGCATGTCTCTGTGGGATGGGGAAAGAAGGAGACGCAGTTCCAGGGCCGTGGTGCCAAGGCTATGCGTGATCCCACCATCCCTGAGAAGGTTGACCAGGGCTTGCCGAGCGCCCATGAGGATGGCTCGACTACCATCAGCTGGAGAGGAGACGGCGCATATGTGGCCATCAACTCTGTTCAGGAGGGTGAGCGTCGTGTTATCCGGGTGTACTCTCGAGAGGGCGAGCTTGACAGCGCAAGTGAACctgttgatggccttgagggtaGTCTAAGCTGGAGGCCCTCTGGCAACCTCATGGCTGGCATTCAGCGATTGCCGGACCGGATAGATGTTGCCTTCTTTGAGAGGAACGGCTTGCGGCATGGACAGTTTACTCTTCGCTCACCTTCAGGACCAGTGACAGCTCACGAAAGGATACGTCTGGAGTGGAACTCGGACTCGACTGTCCTGGCAGTTATCTACAAGGACCTAATCCAGTTGTGGACCATGGGAAACTATCACTGGTATCTCAAGCAAGAGATCCCTATCCAGCCAGACTCTACATGCTTGGCCTGGCATCCTGAAAAGGCTCTCCGCTTCGCCGCTGCGTCGACGACCAACGTGCTAGTTGGCGAGTACATCTTTTACACAGCGAGGGGATCTTGTCAGCCGCCAAACGACAACGGTGCTGTAGCTGTCATTGATGGCGAAACAGTCAAGTTGACTCCCTTTCGAACAGCCAACATACCTCCGCCCATGTCCATGTTTGAGATTTCAGTTGCCTCAGCGGCTGTTGATGTCGCATTTGGACCTAACAACACCACCTTTGCGGTACTGCACCACAAGGGTATCGATTTTTATGAGTGGCCCATGAAGAATGGGAGGTCTATCAAACCGCAGCTTCAGCACAAGCATGCTTTTCCCGAACTCGAGACGCCAACGTATGGTGTGCCTCTGCGCATCACTGCTGTCGGTGACGAGTTTCACATCTTTGCccaggaagagatgggcttcGTCCACATTGCCAGACGAGCCGGAGATGATAGCCCTCCCCATCTGCAGGAACCGGACGACGTTGTGCTAGCTACCACCACGTACCAAGATGGCTCTTCCCTCGAAGCCTATGGACAGAACAGCTCAGGAGAGCTGCTCCAGATCACCACCGGCGGTGgtcttcagcctcttcctaTACGGTTCCATATGCAGATGCCCTGGTTCGAGATTAGCAAGGTTGATGGCGAGATTGTTGCATTTGGCCTTTCAAGGAACGGTCACATCTATGCCAACTCGCGGCTCCTTGCCAAGAACTGTACCTCTTTCGTCCTCACAcccagccatctcatcttTACTACCAACAACCACTTTGTCAAGTTTGTGCATCTATCTGCCAACGTCGAGGGTAAGTCGTCAACCATTGTTTTTGGAATAGTTGCTAACATTGTCAAGAGCTTGAAGTCCCTGCAGACGACCCTGAAAAGGATGAGCGATGCCGCAGCGTGGAACGTGGATCTCGTCTTGTCACTGCCATTCCTGCAAACATGAGTATCATCCTCCAGATGCCCCGAGGAAACCTCGAGACCGTCTTCCCCAGAGCCATGGTTGTGGCTGGCATCCGCAGCCTCATCGATGAGAAGAACTACGCGCGGGCCTTTTCGTACTGCCGGACGCAACGGGTTGATATGAACATTCTCTATGATCATCAGCCGGAGCAGTTCTTGGCCAATGTCGGGCTGTTTCTTGACCAGATCCCAGATGTTACCTTCATTGACCtgtttctctcttctctccggTAAGTGAACCAACCACCTTGTCTTGCGTTGCGAGAAAAGGGGCTAATGAAAGCAGTGCCGAGGATGTCACTCAGACCATGTACCAAGACACAAAGCGACCCAAGGCTCTCGACGCAGATGCTCTTCCCACATCTGATTCTGCTCCTGCGCCTAGAGGTTCCCCGGAAAAGGTCAACACTGTGTGTGATGCactcatcaaggccctccAGAGCCGCAAGGAGACCAACCTCCAAAATATTATCACCGCACACGTGTGCAAGTCGCCACCAGCCCTTGACgacggccttctccttgtttcggagctgatgaaggaggatgagaaggtTGCTGAAAAGGCTGTTGAGCACATTTGCTTCTTGGTCGACGTCAACCGCCTGTACGAGAACGCTCTTGGTCTGTACAACCTGGAACTCGCCCTTTTGGTCGCCCAGCAGTCCCAGCGCGATCCTCGCGAATACCTCCCCTTTGTTCAGCACCTTCATTCTCTCCCCGAATTGCGTCGCAAGTTTGAGATCGACGACCACCTCGAACGTCGTATCAAGGCTCTCAACCACCTCCAGGCCCTGGATGTATTTGACGAGCTCCTGACCTACACGACCAAGCATGCCCTCTACCATGACGCCCTCCGTCTGTACCGCTACGATGCCCCTCGACTACGTGCCCTCACAGACGCCTATGCCGCGTACCTCGAGTCAACTTCGAAATACCGCGAAGCTGGTCTCGCCTATGAGTCTCTCGAGAACTACGCCAAGGCCACCAGCTGCTACCGAACTGCCGGTGCTACATGCTGGCAGGAATGTCTCTACACTGCAGCACAGCAACAACCCCCCATGTCGGCTGATGCTATGGCTGAACTCGCCAACGCTCTTGCTGATGCGCTCTGGGAAGCCAAGGACTATGCGGCCGCTGCCACTATTCACCTCGAATCCCTAGGAGCTATCGACATGGCTGTCCGCTGTCTCTGCAAGGGGTACCACTTTGCGGACGCGATCCGTATTGTCATTCAGCGCAACCGTCCCGATCTTCTCACCACAGCCGTCGATACTGGCCTTGCTGATGCTCTgggcaccaccaccgagtTCCTAGCTGACTGCAAGGCCCAGCTTAAGGCCCAAGTACCTCGTGTCGCTGAACTCCGCCGTAAGGCCGCTGAGGACCCCCTGGCCTTCTACGAGGGTGAGCGTGCTGGTGGAGGTGACATCCCTGATgacatctccatcgccgcctcATCTCGCGTCAGCACCAGCGCCTCCCTCTTCACACGGTACACAGGCAAGGCCGGCAGTGTGGGCACCGCCGGCACTGGTGTGAGTCGTGCAACGAGCAAAAACCGCCGgcgtgaggagaagaagcgtgCCAGAGGCCGCAAGGGCACCGTCTACGAGGAAGAGTACCTCGTCAACAGTATCCGCCGTCTCATCGAGCGTGTCAGCGCCACAGCCCCAGATGTCGAGCGCCTCGTCTTTGCGCTCGTCCGCAGAAACATGCCTGAGCGAGCCCGTGCCGCCGAGGCTCTCATGGCTGAGGTCTCAGAGGCTTGCACTACTGCCGTTGCAGAGGTGTTTAACCCacctgagggcgaggacaagaagccagagCAGGAGGAGCCAGCATGGCAAGCTACAGGAGGTGAAGCAGTACTACAGGATTTCGTGTTAGGACGGGGTAAGAAGCTGGAGCCGCCTGTGGTGACAGGCTTGAATAAGCTTACACTGCTGGGATCGTAAGAGTTGTTATGAAAGGTTCAATGACTGATGATGATAGATGGGTTGGTAGGGAAGGTATCTAGGAACGGAAAAGCTCTTTGCCGTGACACTGAATGAAACGTCACTCTACATCTGCATTAGCAGTAGGATTCTCTCTGCATGAACCATACAAGTGACGCATAAGATGCTAGGACGAGGCGTTCATGCGCAAGTGAACGTATCACACTCCATGCTTACAGTTCATGAAACTTCACTTAAGGAGACTAAATAGATTCCGAGCTCAAACCGCAACACCAAGTTATCAACCAAGATCAGAGGAGCTCCAACTCCTAGTTCAGTCTAGTCTGTGTAGGTGAGGCTATTCACACGCAAAAAAAGACCGACGAAAAACACAATTCCCATTCGCCTCCGCTATGAAGCAAgtaaaaaaagagaaaaacCCAACTAAAAACTACCaagtaaaaaaaagctatgggaaaaaaaaaggagtgagaagaaaaagaagaggccaAATTTGCCGGCCAAGGCCGCTTATATcccaacccatccatcccctTTCCCCATGTCCCACATCCGTGAAACACATCCATATTTTCTTCCATCGTTTGTTTGCCATGATCCATATCAAACAATTTTCGCGTAAAAAACAAAGAGGAcgtcttctcatcctttTCCCAGGCATTATCTCCATGAAACAAAGTGATTGATTCCCGAATCAACAAGGAAAAGTCTTCATGTATAAAAATGGAAGTTGACTAGGCGCCGTTGGGCAGGTCCGCATTGCCATCCACCTCTTGATCTGCTGAAGCCGGTGGAGGACTTCCTGGTACTTCATCCGGTTCAAGTtggtcatcttcctcttctccgaTGGGATTCTCGGGGATGATTCCGTTTTGTCGCTCCCATACTTCTCTCCGGATGCGGTCGTCCTTTGCCTTGCGTGCTCGCTCCACCTCCTCGAAGCCGCCAGACTTCTTGAGTTTGCCCTCTGCTACAAAGTTGACCATCTCACGGTGAAGAGGGTTGACGCGGCGATTCTCAAGTTCCTTCTGGCGGAGCTTCTCGGCTCgctcgatggcttcaagacGATCTTCGTGGTTGGGCTGGAGAGCCCTGACCTCTCCGAGGACACCCTCCTTTGCTGCACTTTGATCGAGACTGTTGCCAAGGCTGTTGAGGCCCCTGGAGAACTGGCGCGCGGATCCTGCGCTTGCGCCAGTGCCATTGTCCTTCATTTGCTCCTTGGTCGCCTGCTCCACAAGCGTAAAAGTCTCAGAGGCCTTCTCCAGGTCGTCCCGCAGATCCACCAACAGGTCCTCCATAAGGCGAAGCTCGTCACGACCCTGGCACACGTCTtcgagctccttctcccagATCTTGGTCCAGATGGGCTTCTCCTGATCCATATAATCTTCCATcctcttgagctccttggtcAAGAGAGCAATATCCTTGCCCACAGCATCCAGCTGGCGTGGTAGAGGTCGAACGCCCCGGTGCACCACATCCTTGCGCAGGTCCTCAATGAGGTCCTGGAGGTCGTCCACCTTTCCAACCAGCCGATCAGAGTCATTATTGAGCTGCTTGCGTCCGTTGGTGACGTATGAGTAGCCAGCATCACCCTCAACGTCAGGAATCGAGGCCTTAGCCGCGGCAACCTTGACGTTGGCGGCCTTGCTGCGAATAGTCGACATCGAATCTTGAATTTCGGCCTGGAACTTGGAGTAAGTTTGACGCATAACGGCCAAATCGCGACGGAGATTCTGCAACTCCGTGAGATGGCCACTATCCAGCTTCCTTCCAGGGGCAACTGAATGCTTGGTCCCATCAGGCACGGGAGCAGCTGGCGGTGGCGCCAGCGCCATTCGAGCCATTTCATTTGCCGCCTCCTGCTGTCGATCCGAGACTCGCTGGATAGCTGCCCCTTGATCCGTGACTGTCTGCTTAACATCACGCACGATGGCAGTCAAAGAGgcaatgccatcatcgatatgcttcttgacctcatcCAGAGCCTCCACGTTCAAGACCAGAACAGTCCGGTCCTTCACATCAGCCAGGTCCTCCAATTCATGTCGTACACCAGATATGGGATCTTGAATGTAAATCTCTGGGAGATCTGCGCCATTCTGTTGTGTGTTCCACGAAAACTTCTCGATAAATGCGAGTTGAAGCCGTCCAATTGTAAGCTCGGCCCGTCCCTCTGGCAGAACAAACTTCTTCACCTTGGACTTGTACTGGAGAAACAAAGTGAGATCCTTTGTAGgtgtcggaggaggagactcCTGGAAGTAAGATGGCTCGGCTGCTGGCTTCGGAGGCGGCGTGGGCGGACGTTCCGGTTCAACCTTGGGCTCAGTCTTGGGCGTTTCTTGACTAGTCTCATCCTCCTGATAGAACATTGGGTCAACAGGCGG encodes:
- a CDS encoding Elongator complex protein 1 — encoded protein: MRNLRNIRFGRCDRQHVTAACWDPESDEVLCTAGPTEESSSIELLRIKGDQDISVELVASWDAPSPTPDLLVDKVVSLQYLSGSATTCIVLEGGDIYTVQEDKFSGGDPHIEIVGSIDAGISAARWSPDEELLVVVTKANTVILMGATFDPVAEVTMTAEDLKASKHVSVGWGKKETQFQGRGAKAMRDPTIPEKVDQGLPSAHEDGSTTISWRGDGAYVAINSVQEGERRVIRVYSREGELDSASEPVDGLEGSLSWRPSGNLMAGIQRLPDRIDVAFFERNGLRHGQFTLRSPSGPVTAHERIRLEWNSDSTVLAVIYKDLIQLWTMGNYHWYLKQEIPIQPDSTCLAWHPEKALRFAAASTTNVLVGEYIFYTARGSCQPPNDNGAVAVIDGETVKLTPFRTANIPPPMSMFEISVASAAVDVAFGPNNTTFAVLHHKGIDFYEWPMKNGRSIKPQLQHKHAFPELETPTYGVPLRITAVGDEFHIFAQEEMGFVHIARRAGDDSPPHLQEPDDVVLATTTYQDGSSLEAYGQNSSGELLQITTGGGLQPLPIRFHMQMPWFEISKVDGEIVAFGLSRNGHIYANSRLLAKNCTSFVLTPSHLIFTTNNHFVKFVHLSANVEELEVPADDPEKDERCRSVERGSRLVTAIPANMSIILQMPRGNLETVFPRAMVVAGIRSLIDEKNYARAFSYCRTQRVDMNILYDHQPEQFLANVGLFLDQIPDVTFIDLFLSSLRAEDVTQTMYQDTKRPKALDADALPTSDSAPAPRGSPEKVNTVCDALIKALQSRKETNLQNIITAHVCKSPPALDDGLLLVSELMKEDEKVAEKAVEHICFLVDVNRLYENALGLYNLELALLVAQQSQRDPREYLPFVQHLHSLPELRRKFEIDDHLERRIKALNHLQALDVFDELLTYTTKHALYHDALRLYRYDAPRLRALTDAYAAYLESTSKYREAGLAYESLENYAKATSCYRTAGATCWQECLYTAAQQQPPMSADAMAELANALADALWEAKDYAAAATIHLESLGAIDMAVRCLCKGYHFADAIRIVIQRNRPDLLTTAVDTGLADALGTTTEFLADCKAQLKAQVPRVAELRRKAAEDPLAFYEGERAGGGDIPDDISIAASSRVSTSASLFTRYTGKAGSVGTAGTGVSRATSKNRRREEKKRARGRKGTVYEEEYLVNSIRRLIERVSATAPDVERLVFALVRRNMPERARAAEALMAEVSEACTTAVAEVFNPPEGEDKKPEQEEPAWQATGGEAVLQDFVLGRGKKLEPPVVTGLNKLTLLGS
- a CDS encoding AIP3 domain-containing protein gives rise to the protein MQAPSSGSQRAFAHRRSPGAEPGPPPNVPVRSISPALQARTSTASTRSAQSTSSRRMNREGSGSGANMPLSQIEKSVTHLLVATKQLLETLTQWSRGQATDSQVSDVYVRLGYEFNMACRAFTAINVDTSDLGNVPDLLRHILEATLSQEASSESLEKYLPRIRDIIINLLHGLKRKQQKLRQKQAREREGHAPPDRTTSVSTVGSGHSGLTNMLEEGLENGFQAEPQRTESLPPAASSSPRRFGAQREQSRGSVASEQSSLSSNTMQNMPVVPPYPEADNTIPTGPGPSTNGELNIDSFPPPPPPPPDNTSSALAALQKGGDLERRASRRYSQYQISKHLGGANGVPILPPQNTPVPNRGRKEVRESLRAVQGRQSIRHNRNTSSQSLRSAAVEASPVRIPSSVSEEPSAVEPPAKTESPAPQSPEDKFRASATLSGPPVDPMFYQEDETSQETPKTEPKVEPERPPTPPPKPAAEPSYFQESPPPTPTKDLTLFLQYKSKVKKFVLPEGRAELTIGRLQLAFIEKFSWNTQQNGADLPEIYIQDPISGVRHELEDLADVKDRTVLVLNVEALDEVKKHIDDGIASLTAIVRDVKQTVTDQGAAIQRVSDRQQEAANEMARMALAPPPAAPVPDGTKHSVAPGRKLDSGHLTELQNLRRDLAVMRQTYSKFQAEIQDSMSTIRSKAANVKVAAAKASIPDVEGDAGYSYVTNGRKQLNNDSDRLVGKVDDLQDLIEDLRKDVVHRGVRPLPRQLDAVGKDIALLTKELKRMEDYMDQEKPIWTKIWEKELEDVCQGRDELRLMEDLLVDLRDDLEKASETFTLVEQATKEQMKDNGTGASAGSARQFSRGLNSLGNSLDQSAAKEGVLGEVRALQPNHEDRLEAIERAEKLRQKELENRRVNPLHREMVNFVAEGKLKKSGGFEEVERARKAKDDRIRREVWERQNGIIPENPIGEEEDDQLEPDEVPGSPPPASADQEVDGNADLPNGA